The Acinetobacter lwoffii genomic sequence CTTTGTCACTTTGGTTAATGTGGTTGGCTTGCCAGTCGTGATGGTTGGCACACCAAAAGCTCGATTTATTTTTGAAGATGATTTGAGATCTGCTAGACGAGGGGTGGGATTAGGCTCAATTCTGTGGGAACAGATTAAAAATGAAGAAAACTTTATTCACCCACAGACAAAAAAAATAATTAAATCAGAATGGGTCGGATTTACTGAAGCACTTTGGAAGTATCAGTGGCTCAAAAAAGCAGATCTTATGATAAGTGAAGAAATCAGGAACTGCTGGTATGATCTCAGCCAAGGCATTCCAGATATTGTGGTTAAATTATTTGTATTAGCCCAAATGAGAGCAATTGAATCAGGGCTGGAGCGTATCACGGTAAAATTACTGAAACAGACATATGAACAAGATTTAATCCCAATTCACCCAATGATTAAAGCGCTACGCTCAGGTGATGCCGAACAAATTTCACAATTTTCCGATCTGATTATTCCCGAAGTTGATAAAAAGCTACTCCTCTTACAAGCAAAACTAGAGCAAAAAAAAGAGTTCATGGAAGATATTGATATCTATGATGGACATCAAGAATCTATTCATTTGCATCGCCTACTGATTGAGCTAGGATACGAATCAAATTTATTAGCACCTCTAGTTAAAAAAGTATTCCGAGAGAATCCTAAATTTGACATGAAATCAGTAATGCCGATTATCCTAAGCTGGCTGCATGAGCAAAATGAGGAGTTCTCTTCACCTTCTAGTGCAAATAAACCACAAGATACACAAAAGATAAGAAAACAGAGAATTCAATCCAAATTATGGCACTCTCTTGATAATGATGATTTACGTTTTCAGTTCAGTCAGAAAGAAAATAAACAAAGCTTTTATGAACATCTAAAAAACCAGACTGATTATGTCATCAATATGGAAACTTTAATAAAAGAGGCAGGATAAATATGCTAAATTTTCCGGTTCCTTATGCTAATGAGTTAATCTATAGTTCAGTTGCTAGAGCTGGAATACGATTAGCAATTAATAGCCCAAAACAACTTTTAGATGAGATTTTCCAAGATCGTGAAGTTGTAGCGACAATAGATTTGCCCGCAAATTTATCAAAAATTTTAAAGCTGTTACCTGAAACACAATTTGATGCAGAAAAACTAATTTATCAGCATACTCTTTTTCCTCTTTATGCCCCATTTGTTCCAGAAGAGCGAAGACAAGAATGCATGCTATGGATGCTGAATAAATCAAATGGTTCAGTACACTTAGCCCTAGGAATTAATGCATCGTACATAGCAACTCCCACATATTTGCAATATTGCCCGGGATGTATAAATGAACAGCTTAAACAATATAAAGAATACTATTGGTCCAGACTTTGGCAAGTCCAAGGTGTTACCTGCTGTCAAAAACATGGTGAACTTATACAAACGAATATAGAGTTTAGGTCACCACACAAACATGAATTTATTGCAGCTGATGTTAAAAACTGCCCGATTGTCACTCAGTCAGCAGCCAAATTAGATGATCTGTTCATCTGTAAAAAAGTAGATGAGCTTTTACAGCTTTGTCCAAAACAGTCTGCAAGTTTTGAGCAATGGAGTCTTTTTTATAAGAAACTTGCCCATCAAAATAATTGTGTCCGAGGAAACTCTCATATTTTATATGAATCCATTTATGAAAAAATTTCGACCCGCTGGTCTAAACAGTTTTTAAAACAATATCATTTGGACAATTTCAGTTCTGAAAATAGTTGGCTACGTAGTATTTTCCGAAAACATCGTAAATGTTTTAGCTATCTTCAACATTTAATTGTAATTGAAGCTATGAATGCCGGTAGAGAGTGGTCATTTAATGAGATCTTAGTAACTGTTAATTCTTTACAACCAGTCATTAAACCACAATCTATAAAATTACAATCCTCGGATATAACAGAATCTCAAAATACAATTATATTAGAAAAACGAAAAAAATGGCTTGAGGCAATCAATCAAGACAGCATCAATGCATCAAGAAAACAAAATAGTGCTCTATATGCATGGCTCTATCGCAATGATCAAGAATGGCTACTTGAAACAAACAGTCATTATCAGCAACCTCACATACCTACAGGAAATAAAATTGATTGGGGTACACGTGATCTTGAAACCGTTAAACTATTAATCAAGATTAAACAACAATTTATAGAAAACTTGGATTTACCTAGAAAATCGAGAAACTGGTGGATCAAGCAACTTAGGAATCCAGCTACTATTGAAAAAAATTTAGATAATTTGCCATTAACTAAACAGTTTTTAGATCAATATAATGAGGACATTAGCTGCTTTCAGATTAGGCGACTAACCCGAGTATTACTGCAATCATATTCAGCAAATGAACAACTTCAACGCTGGATCATTTTACGAAAATCGGGTTTAAGTGAAGAAAGAATAACAACTGAAGCAAATAATTTTTTAACGAACGTTATTAAACTTATTCATTGGGAGAATTAATTTTGGTTATTAGGGGTTTTCCGTTAAACGCTAGAATTTCATATATTGGGGCAATTTTTAAGAATAAACAAGAGAGAGATTGGAATATTAATCTCGGATTAGAGCATGAAAAACAAAGAATTTTTAAACATACTCGATTCTCAAGCATGCACTTGGTGGCACAACGGAGATGCTTAAACTCCTCAGTTCAATTGAAAGATGAAAATTATTTAACACTAAAATTTAAAATTAGCGATCTCACTGAATGGCAGGTCAGCAATAATATTGCGACAAAACAATTTCAACTCACACAGAAATTAACTGACCTGGATCAAAAATTTAAAAATACAATTGTACATTTGCCACAATTGGAACTTGCTAGAGCGTTATTTTTTCATAATGCTTATTTTGCGAGAAATGCACTTTCACAAAATTTTTTAAGTCTGGAATTTGATGTTCAAAGAGTTTCAGAAAACCATGTGCTGATTACAGAACTATCCCCGAGTAGTTTCCCCTTATCTCAATATAATCATCCTGGCATGCGAAATTTACTCGCTTGGATTTTAACCAATCCTGAAATCAGAAGAAGCTATGAAAGTATTGCTGCTTATTGTTTTAATGAAAAAATACAAGGCAAAAATAAAGAATGGTGGTATTTCAATTTTGATCCCCCGTCTTTAGCAAATGTAGAAATAACCGTTAAAGCCTATTATTCTAAAAAATTGGATCAAATTTATATCAATGAAATTGTAGAGATTAAAGGGTTAGAATCGAACTTACCAAAGAAGATTGATTTTTCTAGTCCGCGATTTACTCAAAATAAAAGCACGTCGTCTACAGGAAAATCTGGCACTTACTCAAACCTACAAGAGCCCGAATCTCCAGAAATTGATGATAGTCAAGAAGCTAATAGTGATCGCAAAATCCTTACTTTGCCTAGCTCTCCTGTATTGCTCAGCTTTTCCGATCCAGTTCTCACCCGTAAAATTTATAATAAAAAAAGAGCCAAGAACACATCCTTGCCTTCGCAGGAAGAGGAAATTCAAGACTATGATGCTGTAGGGACCGATGAAGCGACTAGGGTTGGAACAATTGGTCGTGGTGAATTTGAGGGTTTAGAAGATGAGAGTAATAATTTAGATTTGCTTATGGATCGTTTTGAAGCCTTCAGATTCATGATAGAAAGGTTTATTGAGCAAAATAATATTAAGGCGACAACCTCAAAAATCTATAAACTTCCTAGATTGCAGCGATCTAAACTCCACATGACTTTGGATGGAAATAAGCGCTCTCTAATGATTTATAGGTTGGATAAGCTATTCGATCACAATTTCATAATCTTTGAAATTGATGTCACAGATAATGTGAAAAAACTTTCAACCCTAGTTCTCTGCTTAAAGGATATGAAAGAATTTGATGAGACATCAATTGAAACAATGATGAAAAAAATTATGCAGCGTTCACTCAGATGGCCGACCTTAAAATATTTTGCAGACTATGGTTTGGCAAAAACCTTACATCATCCTAAAAATCTAAATGAACTTAATGAATCAAGTCATGAGTTCGAACTATGGGTTGAACGATTCGATAAAATAATAAAGGGATTACTTCAGAAATTAGAAAAGAATGAAAAAGTGTAAGGATTACAGAACCGTACCGGGTTTGTCGAAGGTCAGGTGTTCCAGCGCAATTTTGTTGGTGATATTCCCTTCCTCTATAATGGTGTTACCGCTTCACGTTTAGACAAACGTTATGGTTTAGCCTCAGTGGGAATTACATTGCACAATTTTTAAATGACACTCTGAATCACACTTCTATTCAACTGTATAATCAATGATATAACCTCTGTAATTTTTTATAGAGGTTTTTTTTCATTTTACCCATTTATCTCTATACTGTTTCAATCCCTTATAACTTCAACTCTTTTTTGCGAATTTTGAGAAATCACATGACACAACTGACCTGTTTCAAAGCCTATGATATTCGCGGCAAACTCGGCACCGAGCTGAATGAAGAGATTGCCTATAAAATTGGTCGTGCTTACGGACAGATCTACCAACCGAAAACCGTGGTGATTGGCTGCGACATCCGCCTTAGCAGTGAAGACCTAAAACAAGCGACCATTCGCGGTTTAAATGATGCTGGGGTCAACGTACTGGACCTTGGCATGACCGGGACTGAAGAAGTTTATTTCGCGGCTTTCCACCTAGATGTCCAAGGTGGAATTGAAGTGACGGCCAGTCATAATCCGATGGATTATAATGGCATGAAACTGGTACGTGAAAATGCCCGCCCGATCAGTGCCGATACCGGTCTTAAAGAGATTCAGACCTTGGCAGAATCAGGGGAATTCGTTGAGGTTGTCCAAAAAGGTCATACTGAACAATATAATATCCTGCCAGAATTTATCGATCACCTGATGACCTATATCGATCCGGCAAAAATCCGCCCGATGAAACTGGTGATGAATGCTGGCAATGGTGCCGCAGGTCATGTAGTGGATGCGATTGAACAGAAGTTTCAACAGCTACAGATTCCAGTTGAATTTGTCAAAATTCACAATGAAGCCGATGGTAACTTCCCGAATGGCATTCCGAATCCAATTCTGGTTGAAAACCGGGATAGCACCCGTGATGCGGTCATTCAGCATGGTGCCGATATGGGGATTGCCTGGGATGGCGACTTTGACCGCTGCTTCCTGTTCGATGAAAAAGGTCAGTTCATTGAAGGTTATTATATTGTTGGCCTTCTGGCGCAGGCATTCCTGCTGAAGCAGTCTGGTGAAAAAATTGTCCATGACCCGCGTCTGGTCTGGAATACGCTGGATGTGGTGGAGCAGTATCAGGGAATTACCGTCCAATCAAAATCAGGCCATGCCTTTATCAAAGATGTGATGCGTGAACATAATGCAGCTTATGGCGGGGAAATGAGTGCCCATCACTATTTCCGTGACTTTGCCTATTGTGATAGCGGGATGATTCCGTGGTTACTGGCAATAGCAGTACTTTCTGAAACAGGAAAATCATTATCCTCTCTAGTCGAAGAAATGATTGCCAAATTTCCATGCTCAGGTGAAATCAACTTTAAAGTTTCAGATACTCAAATTACGATTCAAAAGCTCTTTGATCATTATACCGATCAAAACCCTGCTATCGACCAGACGGATGGAGTCAGTTTGGATTTTGGTGCATGGCGTTTTAATGTCCGTGCCTCCAATACTGAACCTTTACTGCGTTTGAATATTGAAAGCCGTCGTGACCAGAATCCACGACCAATGCAGGACTATGTCGATGAGCTGACAAAACTGATCCAGGGCGAAGCTTAAATACTCAAAAAAACCTGAAACCAGTGCCCTTTAAACCAGAGAAAAGACTCCAGTTTTTAGGGTACTGTTCCGGCCTGAAATTCTTATGGAAAATGTTTTTCGAGTATCTCGACTGCAATATTTGCATTCATTTTCCGCGCAAACAGCATGCCTGATTGCTTCATTTTATCAAAATCAGATTCATCTAAAGTTCTGGGATAATCCGGCCCGGAATCCCAGTCAATATATCTTAGCCCTGTTTCACAATCCTCTATCCTATGCTGGGCATGATAGATGCGTTGCTGAAAATGGGAATTATAAATAATGGTATGGAAAAAGATTTCATCTGCACAGAGTGAAGATTTAAAGGTTTTTGCATAATCCGGATTTGCTTCCAGATAATCCAGAATAAATGTCACCGCCTGATCGGTAAGGGTAATCCAGTTTGAACCTTTATATAGTTTAGGTAAATGAGAAATATCCTGTTTACGGAAGTGCCGGCAATACCATAATGCCCATCTGTTCAGGAACTGAAATAATGGTGATTTAGCTTTTTGATACATAATCGGTAAATACAGGACATTCACCCGTTGTTCCACATCATCTGCTAAATCATCATGACCCACAAACTCGGTCTGTTTTTGACATTCTTTTTCTAGAAATAATTCTCTTGCTGTATTGGAACATAAAGGAATGTCATCTCCAGACAGGAAGAAAAAATAGCCGTAATCATATTTTTGCGCTTCCTGCAGGAGTTTTAACATGACTTCAATTTGGCTATAGCTGCCCCATCGTACATCTGTCCGGTCTGCTAAAAAATATACCTGTTCATGCTGCCCAAATTGAGCACTAAACGGGGCAAGATCAGCTTTCTGGTCGACATGAATGAGAATAATACTATGGGGACTTTTCAGCAGCTCATTCACCAGAAAAACCAGTGAATGGGTAAGTTGATGACAAATGACCCCATAAATAAAATTCATCTTTATGATCCATATCCTTTAGGATTCTGCTTCTGCCATTTCCAGCTATCGGCGAGCATATCCTCCAAGCCATATTCGGGTGTCCAGCCCAACTCTTTTACTGCACGCGCATTGTCTGCAAAACAGGTCGCCACATCGCCTTCACGCCGTGGTATCAACTCAAATGGAACAGCAATACCATTCACCTGCTCGAAGGTATTTTTGACTTGTAGCACTGAAATCCCATTACCGGTACCAATATTCCAGGCACGACAACCTTGAGAAACCAGACGATTATTCAAAGCACACAGATGTGCACTGGCCAGATCCACCACATGAATATAGTCCCGCACTCCAGTACCATCGACCGTATCGTAATCATGACCAAAAATAGACAGTTTTTCACGACGACCTACAGCCACCTGCGTTACATAAGGCATTAAATTATTTGGGATACCTTGTGGATCTTCTCCAATCTGACCACTTTTATGCGCACCAACCGGATTAAAATAACGCAATAATGCAATCGACCAGCGTTCATCAGCTATAGATAACTTTTCGAGCAGTTGCTCAACTATTAGTTTAGTATAACCATAGTTGTTGGTTGGCATTCCGGTAGGCATCTCTTCATTTAAAGGTGAAGGATTATCTTCACCATAGACAGTAGCTGAAGAGCTGAAAACCAGTTTAAATACTTGTGCGCGCTGCATCGCCTGAACCAGACTGATTGAACCGGCAATATTGTTGTCAAAATAGGCCAAAGGAATTTGCTGACTTTCACCAACAGCTTTTAGTCCGGCAAAATGAATCACCGCATCAATCGAATTTTGCTGAAAGATCTGATCGAGTAACTGGCTATCCCGGATATCTCCTTCGATAAAGGTCAGGCTTTTTTGGGTCAATTTTTCTACCCGGCTTAAGGACTCGGAGGAGCTATTACACAGATTATCCAGTACAACAACCTCATGTCCGGCATTCAGCAATTCTACACAGGTATGTGAACCAATATAGCCTGCCCCGCCTGTGACCAAAATTTTAGCCATTTTGCTTTCCTAACAGAACTTTAATTAAACCTTGGGTTGAACCATCCAGACCATTCAGATCAGTCTGTTCACCATTCAGTATGGGTAGTAACTGGTTGGCAATTTCCTTGCCTTTTTCCACGCCCCACTGGTCGAACGGGTTGATATTCCACAGCACAGACTGGACAAATACCTTATGTTCATATAAAGCAATTAGCATGCCCAAGCTGTATGGATTGAGCTCCTGTAATAACAGGGTACTGCTCGGCTGATTACCCTCATATTGCTTATAGGGTGGCAAGCTCGCCAATTCGGTTTGATCCAGCGCTTCATTGCCAAAAGCCAGTAAACGCGATTGCGCCAGACAGTTAGATAAGGCCAAATGATGTTGTTCGACCAATGCTTCGGCACTGTCTGCATAAGTATATTGCTGGCTGTTATAACGCTCTACCGGCGCAATAAAATCACAGCTGACTGACTGAGTGCCCTGATGCAATAACTGATAGAAGGCATGCTGGGCATTCGGACCTACTTCCCCCCAGATGATCGGGCAGGTATCTAGCTGGACTTTTTCGCCATTGCGCTGGATTGACTTACCGTTGGATTCCATTTCCAGCTGTTGCAAGTAAGATGCAAAGTATTTCAACCGACCATCATAAGGCAGAATTGCATGGGTCTGAATATCCAGAAAATTGGTATTCCAGGCTCCCAACAATCCCATCAATACGGGAATATTGCGTTCAAAAGGCTGGTACTGAAAATGCTGGTCCACGGCATAGGCGCCAGCCAGCAGCTGCTTAAAGCCTTCAATTCCGATACTCAAGGCAATTGGCAGTCCGATACAGGACCAGAGTGAATAACGCCCGCCGACCCAGTCCCAGAGCAGCAACTGGTTTTCCGGCGCAATGCCCCATGCGGTCATTTTTTCCGGCTTGGTCGATACCCCAATAAAATGATGCTTGAGGATATAAGGATGCTGACCTAATGCCTTTTCCAGCCACAGGCGTACCGTCTGGGCATTGGTCAGGGTATCAATGGTGCCGAAGGATTTGGAGGAAATAATAAACAGTGTCGTTTCCGGACGCAACTGATGCAACAGCTCGGACAGCTGACTGCCATCCATGGTTGAAACAAAATGTACGTTCAGTGGCTGAGCAGACTGGTATTTAAAATCAGATAAAGCATGCGTGACCATCAAGGGACCCAGATCTGATCCCCCTACCCCGATATTGACCACATCCTGAATGACTTCCCCGGTGGCACCGCGACGCTGTCCGGCATGAATCTGTTCCACCAGCGCATACATTCGTTCCAGCTGGGCATGTACATCAGCTGCCAGATCAGCATGCTGTTGATCCTGTTTGGGCAGGCGCAGTGCCCAGTGCATGGCAGCACGCTGCTCGGTATAGTTGATTTCCTGATTGGAAAATAGGGAGCCAATCCAGGATCTGAGGTTTTGTGCATCGGCCCATTCGATCAGGCCTTGTAGCACATTTTGATTGATTCTGTGTTTGCTATAGTCAAATAGCAGTTGTTCAAACTGAATGGAATATCGATTAAAGCGCTCCGGGTCAGCAGCAAACAGTTCCCGCAGATGCTCAGATTGAAGTTGTTCTTTGTTTGAGGCTAATTTCTGACACACAGTTTCAGTGTCGAGATTTGGATTAAAATGGCTCAACATTAACGTCCCACCCCAATATAATTAAAACCACGTGTCTTGACATACGTCGGATCATACAGATTACGCCCATCCAGAATCAGGGGATGCTGCATTAGCTTGATTAAATACGGATAATCCGGACTGCCGTACTGTTTCCATGCCGTAATCAGACACAAGGCATGCGCCCCTTCCACAGCCTGATACTGGTCTTTACACAGGATCAGGTCTTCCCGTGACCCATAGACCTTTTCAATATTTGCGATTGCCTGAGGATCATGCAGCTTGACCGTCACGCCTTGCGCCCACAAAGCGGTCAGCATGGCATGTACCGGAGACTGCTGGATACTCGGGGTATTTTCCTTAAAGGCTGCACCCCAGATCGCAATGACTTTACCCCTTAAGTCTCCACGGAAATAGTTCCAGAGTTTACGGAACAATAATTCTTTTTGCTGTTCGTTAATGTCCCAGACCTGTTCCAGCAGCTGGTTTTTCACTCCTGAATCTGCCACGGCATGAGTAAGCGTCCGGATATCATGGGAGAAATTCTCTCCACCAAAACCAACGCCGGGGAACAGATAGGCAGAACCAATCCGGTTATCCGCAGCCATGCCTTGCCGCACCTGTTCAATATCAATACCAAGCTTTTCTGCCACACTGGCCAGATCATTCATATAACTGATCCGGGTGGCCAGCATGCCGGAAATACTCAGCTTGGTAAATTCGGCATCCAGAACCGGCATAAATAGATACTGTTGCGCGCGTGGAAAAAGGGGACGTAAGAGTTCTTTGATTTTAGGCTGTATATCTACATGATCACAACCCACAATCAGCTGGGTGGCCTGAGTAAAGCTACGCAGTGCATTCCCTTCCTGAATAATATCTGGCAGATAGATCCAGTCATCATTCGGCAGCAACTGCTGAAAGCGTTGCGTACCATGCAAGCCAAAGGTCGAGGCATTAATCATCAGTTTGGGATGGGCAAAACAGGCATGCCGGATGGTATCCACCATCTGAAACGCTTGTTGCTCTTCAGTCGCATTAAAACTAAAGAAAAACACATCCTGATTAAAATCCAGATGCTGAAAATCGCAACAGTTTAAAAAGCCAGATTTCTCCTGTTTTTGCAGTAATAGCTGAAGGGATTCATCTTGGAAATAGGGCCGAGCCGACTCATCTGCATTGAAGCTATTACACCAGACCACCTGGTGACCACATTCAGATAAAAGAGCTGAAATGACTCCGGAAAATAAGGTTTTCCCTAATACTGCGACTTTCATGATATTCCTTTTTATTATTTTTTCTTACAAAGTCAGTTCCTGAATCAATGCTTTAAACTCGCTACCGAGTTTAGGATGATCGACGCCATAATGTAAAACAGCTTTTAGATAACCTAACTTGCTACCACAGTCAAAGGTCTGACCTTTCATGCGATAGGCTTCTACAGCTTCGGTTTGCTGCAGCATGGCAATGGCATCGGTGAGCTGGATTTCATTGCCCGCCCCGCTTGGTGTCTGTTCCAACAGCTGCATGATTTTTGCCGGCAGGACATAACGTCCAACCACAGACAGATTCGATGGCGCTGTGCCAACTGCCGGTTTCTCGACGATGCCTTGCATCTCAATACTGTTCCCTTCCGCAGGCGATGCTGCAACATCAACAATGCCATACTGGTCCACCAGATGTTCAGGCACCGCTTCCACCATGATTTGTGAGGCTTTAGATTGTGCATAACGCTGGATCATACGTGACAGGTCATTTTCCGGACCGTGATCCTTGACCAGTACATCTGGTAGTAATACCGCAAAATCATCATCGCCAATCACGGCTTTGGCACACAGTACTGCATGTCCCAGACCCAAAGGCTGCGGCTGACGTACACTAATCACACTCACACCCGCAGGCAGAATCTCAGTAATTTCTTTAAGCAGGTCCGTTTTGTTTTTTTGCTCAAGGGTGGTTTCTAGCTCAAAATTACGATCAAAATAATTTTCAATCGAAGCCTTGGAAGAATGGGTCACCAGAATAATCTGCTCAATTCCGGCAGCAACCGCTTCACGCACCACATATTCAATCGCAGGGCGATCCACGACTGTCACCATTTCTTTAGGAATGGATTTACTGGCAGGTAAGAAACGCGTACCTAAACCAGCCACAGGGAGAATTGCTTTCTTAATCATATCTATAAAAACCTAGTTCACTTTAATTTCGTTACCGCGTACATAACCATCCACATAATGTTCTAATTGTGCCAGCGCCCATTCAATGTCGGTTTGAGTCGCGGTAAGTTCATGTATGCGGTTAAATACTGCCAGAATTTCTGCCAATGGATAATGTTTTTCGACAGATCGTAGAATACGCGTGTGTGAAGTAATTTCTGTATTTTCTTCGTCAATCAGCAATTCTTCATAGAGTTTTTCGCCTGGACGTAGCCCAGTATATTGAATTTCAATATCGCCATTCGGGTTTTTATCATCTCTGACTTTGAGTCCGCTGAGAGAAATCATTTGTCGTGCCAGATCCTGAATGCGTACCGGCTCACCCATATCCAGCAAGAATACATCTCCACCCGTGCCCAAAGCCCCCGCCTGAATCACCAGTTGCGAGGCCTCCGGAATGGTCATAAAGAAACGGGTTACTTCTGGATCAGTCACGGTAATCGGACCACCTTTGGCAATTTGCTGTTTAAACAGCGGCACGACCGAGCCCGAAGAACCGAGGACATTACCAAAGCGCACAATACTGATTTGAGTCTGATCCTGAACCTCTGCCATAGCCTGACAGTACAACTCTGCCATACGTTTGGTCGCCCCCATCACGTTGGTTGGACGTACTGCTTTATCGGTTGAAATTAGCACAAAGGTTTCTACCCCTTTTTTTACCGCCGCATTCACACTAAAGGCAGTTCCAACGGCATTGTTTTTCAACCCTGCCAGCGGATTACACTCCACCAGCGGCACATGCTTATACGCAGCAGCATGATAAACGGTTTGTACGCCATATTGTTCAATC encodes the following:
- a CDS encoding TnsD family Tn7-like transposition protein, encoding MLNFPVPYANELIYSSVARAGIRLAINSPKQLLDEIFQDREVVATIDLPANLSKILKLLPETQFDAEKLIYQHTLFPLYAPFVPEERRQECMLWMLNKSNGSVHLALGINASYIATPTYLQYCPGCINEQLKQYKEYYWSRLWQVQGVTCCQKHGELIQTNIEFRSPHKHEFIAADVKNCPIVTQSAAKLDDLFICKKVDELLQLCPKQSASFEQWSLFYKKLAHQNNCVRGNSHILYESIYEKISTRWSKQFLKQYHLDNFSSENSWLRSIFRKHRKCFSYLQHLIVIEAMNAGREWSFNEILVTVNSLQPVIKPQSIKLQSSDITESQNTIILEKRKKWLEAINQDSINASRKQNSALYAWLYRNDQEWLLETNSHYQQPHIPTGNKIDWGTRDLETVKLLIKIKQQFIENLDLPRKSRNWWIKQLRNPATIEKNLDNLPLTKQFLDQYNEDISCFQIRRLTRVLLQSYSANEQLQRWIILRKSGLSEERITTEANNFLTNVIKLIHWEN
- a CDS encoding phosphomannomutase produces the protein MTQLTCFKAYDIRGKLGTELNEEIAYKIGRAYGQIYQPKTVVIGCDIRLSSEDLKQATIRGLNDAGVNVLDLGMTGTEEVYFAAFHLDVQGGIEVTASHNPMDYNGMKLVRENARPISADTGLKEIQTLAESGEFVEVVQKGHTEQYNILPEFIDHLMTYIDPAKIRPMKLVMNAGNGAAGHVVDAIEQKFQQLQIPVEFVKIHNEADGNFPNGIPNPILVENRDSTRDAVIQHGADMGIAWDGDFDRCFLFDEKGQFIEGYYIVGLLAQAFLLKQSGEKIVHDPRLVWNTLDVVEQYQGITVQSKSGHAFIKDVMREHNAAYGGEMSAHHYFRDFAYCDSGMIPWLLAIAVLSETGKSLSSLVEEMIAKFPCSGEINFKVSDTQITIQKLFDHYTDQNPAIDQTDGVSLDFGAWRFNVRASNTEPLLRLNIESRRDQNPRPMQDYVDELTKLIQGEA
- a CDS encoding AAA family ATPase yields the protein MKVNAVYHPSFGQYQGNPLIEALPPVREFSEVKNALKSTITINPSEKHESGVVRGHLIAQLMNNFFQPIARHIQLEQKLSIMLREGYVGRNLANGSLNSHLQNGYERMMTGDVNAIRFEAAKSTARSMCFIGCSGSGKTTTLNRILATYPQVIFHEKYNFTQIVYLKIDCPHDGSLKSLCLHFFRAIDQALGSDYERKYALKRHGIETLLNLMRQIANLHAIGLLIIDEIQHLSVNKSGGADKMLNFFVTLVNVVGLPVVMVGTPKARFIFEDDLRSARRGVGLGSILWEQIKNEENFIHPQTKKIIKSEWVGFTEALWKYQWLKKADLMISEEIRNCWYDLSQGIPDIVVKLFVLAQMRAIESGLERITVKLLKQTYEQDLIPIHPMIKALRSGDAEQISQFSDLIIPEVDKKLLLLQAKLEQKKEFMEDIDIYDGHQESIHLHRLLIELGYESNLLAPLVKKVFRENPKFDMKSVMPIILSWLHEQNEEFSSPSSANKPQDTQKIRKQRIQSKLWHSLDNDDLRFQFSQKENKQSFYEHLKNQTDYVINMETLIKEAG
- the galE gene encoding UDP-glucose 4-epimerase GalE; translation: MAKILVTGGAGYIGSHTCVELLNAGHEVVVLDNLCNSSSESLSRVEKLTQKSLTFIEGDIRDSQLLDQIFQQNSIDAVIHFAGLKAVGESQQIPLAYFDNNIAGSISLVQAMQRAQVFKLVFSSSATVYGEDNPSPLNEEMPTGMPTNNYGYTKLIVEQLLEKLSIADERWSIALLRYFNPVGAHKSGQIGEDPQGIPNNLMPYVTQVAVGRREKLSIFGHDYDTVDGTGVRDYIHVVDLASAHLCALNNRLVSQGCRAWNIGTGNGISVLQVKNTFEQVNGIAVPFELIPRREGDVATCFADNARAVKELGWTPEYGLEDMLADSWKWQKQNPKGYGS
- a CDS encoding beta-1,6-N-acetylglucosaminyltransferase, producing the protein MNFIYGVICHQLTHSLVFLVNELLKSPHSIILIHVDQKADLAPFSAQFGQHEQVYFLADRTDVRWGSYSQIEVMLKLLQEAQKYDYGYFFFLSGDDIPLCSNTARELFLEKECQKQTEFVGHDDLADDVEQRVNVLYLPIMYQKAKSPLFQFLNRWALWYCRHFRKQDISHLPKLYKGSNWITLTDQAVTFILDYLEANPDYAKTFKSSLCADEIFFHTIIYNSHFQQRIYHAQHRIEDCETGLRYIDWDSGPDYPRTLDESDFDKMKQSGMLFARKMNANIAVEILEKHFP
- the pgi gene encoding glucose-6-phosphate isomerase, giving the protein MLSHFNPNLDTETVCQKLASNKEQLQSEHLRELFAADPERFNRYSIQFEQLLFDYSKHRINQNVLQGLIEWADAQNLRSWIGSLFSNQEINYTEQRAAMHWALRLPKQDQQHADLAADVHAQLERMYALVEQIHAGQRRGATGEVIQDVVNIGVGGSDLGPLMVTHALSDFKYQSAQPLNVHFVSTMDGSQLSELLHQLRPETTLFIISSKSFGTIDTLTNAQTVRLWLEKALGQHPYILKHHFIGVSTKPEKMTAWGIAPENQLLLWDWVGGRYSLWSCIGLPIALSIGIEGFKQLLAGAYAVDQHFQYQPFERNIPVLMGLLGAWNTNFLDIQTHAILPYDGRLKYFASYLQQLEMESNGKSIQRNGEKVQLDTCPIIWGEVGPNAQHAFYQLLHQGTQSVSCDFIAPVERYNSQQYTYADSAEALVEQHHLALSNCLAQSRLLAFGNEALDQTELASLPPYKQYEGNQPSSTLLLQELNPYSLGMLIALYEHKVFVQSVLWNINPFDQWGVEKGKEIANQLLPILNGEQTDLNGLDGSTQGLIKVLLGKQNG
- a CDS encoding Tn7-like element transposition protein TnsE translates to MGELILVIRGFPLNARISYIGAIFKNKQERDWNINLGLEHEKQRIFKHTRFSSMHLVAQRRCLNSSVQLKDENYLTLKFKISDLTEWQVSNNIATKQFQLTQKLTDLDQKFKNTIVHLPQLELARALFFHNAYFARNALSQNFLSLEFDVQRVSENHVLITELSPSSFPLSQYNHPGMRNLLAWILTNPEIRRSYESIAAYCFNEKIQGKNKEWWYFNFDPPSLANVEITVKAYYSKKLDQIYINEIVEIKGLESNLPKKIDFSSPRFTQNKSTSSTGKSGTYSNLQEPESPEIDDSQEANSDRKILTLPSSPVLLSFSDPVLTRKIYNKKRAKNTSLPSQEEEIQDYDAVGTDEATRVGTIGRGEFEGLEDESNNLDLLMDRFEAFRFMIERFIEQNNIKATTSKIYKLPRLQRSKLHMTLDGNKRSLMIYRLDKLFDHNFIIFEIDVTDNVKKLSTLVLCLKDMKEFDETSIETMMKKIMQRSLRWPTLKYFADYGLAKTLHHPKNLNELNESSHEFELWVERFDKIIKGLLQKLEKNEKV